One window of Pyrus communis chromosome 12, drPyrComm1.1, whole genome shotgun sequence genomic DNA carries:
- the LOC137709805 gene encoding uncharacterized protein: MNSNLSNNALANIVLGSSMCHKQSTLPVKKVALRDVQNDNRSCTPSYPENSFLGRLLADPSKVSGTKILSPEFARSPPCHQFTRISDPSDHLMHGGVVKKLDSELGKRRAQGVKEDCLNFKRHCSQKQPDLPKERNKKQELEPSCIPAFSPTHWASPIKFSPSRPPVPNFLRKYSNGLPAAHSKHLRFTLESEVPQSVLSERNRDEERTERFLHLQNLLKHFDESDQSEYLQMLRCIPSSELSRHAVELEKRSMQLSVEEAKEIQKMKALNILGK; this comes from the exons ATGAACTCGAATCTCAGCAACAATGCACTGGCCAACATTGTGCTTGGTTCATCTATGTGCCATAAGCAATCCACATTACCGGTAAAAAAGGTGGCGTTGAGAGATGTACAGAACGATAATAGAAGCTGTACGCCTAGTTATCCTGAGAATTCTTTTCTAGGACGGCTGCTCGCAGATCCAAGTAAGGTTTCTGGAACTAAGATACTCAGCCCTGAGTTTGCGCGGAGCCCTCCTTGCCACCAGTTCACGAGAATCAGCGATCCAAGTGATCATCTCATGCATGGTGGGGTTGTGAAGAAGTTAGATTCGGAGCTAGGAAAGCGAAGAGCTCAAGGTGTTAAGGAAGATTGTCTAAATTTCAAACGACATTGTTCGCAAAAGCAGCCAGACCTACCTAAAGAAAGAAACAAGAAGCAAGAGTTAGAGCCATCTTGTATACCTGCATTTTCACCAACGCATTGGGCTTCTCCGATTAAATTCTCACCTAGTAGACCACCAGTTCCAAATTTTCTTAGAAAGTATAGTAATGGCCTTCCAGCTGCTCATTCCAAGCACCTTAGATTTACTCTTGAATCTGAAGTTCCCCAATCAGTTCTTTCTGAGAGGAACCGTGATGAGGAAAGGACAGAACGGTTTCTACATCTGCAGAACCTCTTGAAACACTTTGACGAGTCTGATCAGAGCGAATATCTCCAGA TGCTTCGTTGTATACCTTCATCCGAGCTTAGCAGACATGCCGTTGAGCTAGAGAAAAGATCAATGCAGCTATCAGTTGAGGAAG CAAAAGAGATCCAAAAGATGAAAGCTCTAAATATATTGGGGAAGTGA
- the LOC137710531 gene encoding catalase isozyme 1 produces the protein MDPYRHRPSSAFNSPFWTTNSGAPVWNNNSSLTVGPRGPILLEDYHLVEKLANFDRERIPERVVHARGASAKGFFEVTHDISHLSCADFLRAPGVQTPVIVRFSTVIHERGSPETLRDPRGFAVKFYTREGNFDLVGNNFPVFFVRDGMKFPDMVHALKPNPKSHIQENWRILDFFSHHPESLHMFTFLLDDLGVPQDYRHMEGSGVNTYTLISKAGKAHYVKFHWKPTCGVKCLLEDEAIKVGGANHSHATKDLYDSIAAGNYPEWKLFIQTIDPDHEDRFDFDPLDVTKTWPEDVLPLQPVGRLVLNKNIDNFFAENEQLAFCPAIVVPGVYYSDDKLLQTRIFSYSDTQRHRLGPNYLQLPVNAPKCSHHNNHHEGFMNFMHRDEEVNYFPSRYDPARHAETFPIPSNICTGKREKCVIEKENNFKQPGERYRSWAPDRQERFLHRWVDALSDPRVTYEIRSIWISYWSQADRSFGQKLASRLNVRPSI, from the exons ATGGATCCTTACAGA CACCGCCCTTCAAGTGCTTTCAATTCCCCGTTCTGGACCACCAATTCCGGTGCTCCAGTTTGGAACAACAACTCTTCTCTGACTGTTGGACCCAGAG GTCCAATTCTGCTTGAGGACTACCATCTGGTGGAGAAACTCGCCAATTTTGATAGAGAACGGATCCCAGAGCGTGTTGTCCATGCTAGGGGAGCCAGTGCAAAAGGTTTCTTTGAGGTCACCCATGATATTTCTCACCTTTCATGTGCTGACTTCCTTCGAGCCCCTGGAGTTCAGACACCTGTCATTGTGCGTTTCTCCACTGTTATACATGAGCGTGGCAGCCCTGAAACCCTGAGGGATCCTCGTGGTTTTGCAGTGAAGTTTTACACCAGGGAG GGTAATTTTGACTTGGTGGGAAACAATTTCCCCGTTTTTTTTGTCCGTGATGGAATGAAATTCCCGGACATGGTCCATGCTCTAAAACCGAACCCTAAGTCCCACATCCAAGAGAATTGGAGGATCCTTGACTTCTTCTCCCACCATCCAGAAAGCCTGCACATGTTCACCTTCCTATTGGATGACCTGGGAGTTCCACAAGATTACAGGCACATGGAAGGGTCTGGTGTTAACACCTATACTCTTATCAGTAAGGCCGGGAAGGCACACTACGTGAAATTTCATTGGAAACCCACTTGTGGAGTCAAGTGTTTGTTGGAGGATGAGGCTATTAAGGTTGGAGGAGCTAATCACAGCCACGCTACCAAGGATCTCTATGACTCCATCGCAGCTGGCAACTACCCGGAATGGAAACTTTTTATTCAGACAATTGATCCTGATCATGAAGACAGATTTGACTTTGACCCACTTGATGTTACTAAGACCTGGCCTGAAGATGTTCTTCCCCTGCAGCCGGTTGGCCGTTTGGTGCTGAATAAGAACATTGATAACTTCTTTGCAGAGAATGAACAACTTGCTTTCTGCCCTGCCATTGTTGTCCCTGGTGTCTACTATTCAGATGATAAGTTGCTCCAAACTCGAATCTTCTCCTATTCCGATACTCAGAGGCACCGTCTTGGCCCGAACTATCTGCAGCTCCCAGTTAATGCTCCCAAGTGTTCTCATCACAACAATCACCATGAAGGATTTATGAATTTCATGCACAGAGATGAGGAG GTTAACTACTTCCCATCAAGGTATGATCCTGCTCGCCATGCTGAGACCTTCCCAATTCCTTCTAATATTTGCACTGGAAAGCGTGAGAAG TGCGTCATTGAGAAGGAGAACAACTTCAAGCAACCCGGAGAGAGATACAGATCTTGGGCACCCGACAG GCAAGAGCGATTCCTCCACCGATGGGTTGATGCCCTATCCGACCCTCGTGTCACCTATGAAATTCGCAGCATTTGGATCTCGTACTGGTCTCAG GCTGACCGATCCTTTGGTCAAAAACTGGCATCTCGTCTGAACGTGAGGCCGAGCATTTGA
- the LOC137711466 gene encoding uncharacterized protein, whose amino-acid sequence MGIDPEAFWPGAFKGNPAAVCLLEEDRDDQWLQVLAAEFNLSETCYLTWLTDSGSTPPFGICSWIEETWNRGSLEPSLLQHCEG is encoded by the exons ATGGGAATAGATCCAGAGGCTTTTTGGCCTGGAG CTTTCAAGGGGAACCCAGCAGCGGTTTGCTTGCTGGAGGAAGACAGAGACGACCAGTGGTTGCAGGTTTTGGCTGCCGAGTTCAATCTCTCTGAGACTTGTTACTTGACTTGGCTTACTGACTCGGGCTCAACTCCTCCGTTTG GCATTTGCAGTTGGATTGAAGAAACTTGGAACCGTGGAAGTTTAGAGCCTTCCCTTCTTCAACACTGTGAAGGTTAA
- the LOC137709784 gene encoding uncharacterized protein, translating to MNSNLSNNALANIVLGSSMCHKQSTLPVKKVALRDVQNDNRSCTPSYPENSFLGRLLADPSKVSGTKILSPEFARSPPCHQFTRISDPSDHLMHGGVVKKLDSELGKRRAQGVKEDCLNFKRHCSQKQPDLPKERNKKQELEPSCIPAFSPTHWASPIKFSPNRPPVPNFLRKSSNGLPAAHSKHLRFTPESEVPQSVLSERNRDEERTERFLHLQNLLKHFDESDQSEYLHMLRCLPSSELSRHAIELEKRSMQLSVEEAKEIQKMKALNILGK from the exons ATGAACTCGAATCTCAGCAACAATGCACTGGCCAACATTGTGCTTGGTTCATCTATGTGCCATAAGCAATCCACATTACCGGTAAAAAAGGTGGCGTTGAGAGATGTACAGAACGATAATAGAAGCTGTACGCCTAGTTATCCTGAGAATTCTTTTCTAGGACGGCTGCTCGCAGATCCAAGTAAGGTTTCTGGAACTAAGATACTCAGCCCTGAGTTTGCGCGGAGCCCTCCTTGCCACCAGTTCACGAGAATCAGCGATCCAAGTGATCATCTCATGCATGGTGGGGTTGTGAAGAAGTTAGATTCGGAGCTAGGAAAGCGAAGAGCTCAAGGTGTTAAGGAAGATTGTCTAAATTTCAAACGACATTGTTCGCAAAAGCAGCCAGACCTACCTAAAGAAAGAAACAAGAAGCAAGAGTTAGAGCCATCTTGTATACCTGCATTTTCACCAACGCATTGGGCTTCTCCGATTAAATTCTCACCTAATAGACCACCAGTTCCCAATTTTCTTAGAAAGTCTAGTAATGGCCTTCCAGCTGCTCATTCCAAGCACCTTAGATTTACTCCTGAATCTGAAGTTCCCCAATCAGTTCTTTCTGAGAGGAACCGTGATGAGGAAAGGACAGAACGGTTTCTACATCTGCAGAACCTCTTGAAACACTTTGACGAGTCTGATCAGAGCGAATATCTCCACA TGCTTCGTTGTTTACCTTCATCCGAGCTTAGCAGACATGCCATTGAGCTAGAGAAAAGATCAATGCAGCTATCAGTTGAGGAAG CAAAAGAGATCCAAAAGATGAAGGCTCTAAATATATTGGGGAAGTGA